In a single window of the Papaver somniferum cultivar HN1 chromosome 8, ASM357369v1, whole genome shotgun sequence genome:
- the LOC113301782 gene encoding uncharacterized protein LOC113301782 isoform X2: MAMTRTNEESDREEEKSDDVSTKFPSFEFDSPDKTEDSLEGDKTGQDESDEVSDYVFDIKTVESKRSLEGVSVDSSVDVKMETRVSEEKAGAVREEDFDEKSEDWSSEEMKEDDEMAEKSNVLDFNSAYSTVDEGNDDRMTEAFGLEAEKAMSFGFEPGDMVWGKVKSHPWWPGQVFSEAYATTSVRRSKRVGHVLVAFFGDSSYGWFDPAELIPFEPNYSEKSQQTTMRIFVRAVEEAVDEVRRRASLGLVCCCRNPHNFRPTIIRGQFTVDVLDYEGGTYSVKEIKNARDSFQPGEALSFVQQLAANPRDYGEKDNERKGIDWIRNVATFLALRKETYEEFDETYSQAFGGPSARPDTSATRVLDQAAKVPLRAPLSGPLVIAEALGEKGFTKSSKVKDKVKKDKFLLKRRDKPNVPKGPKLSKGHAGTVAMAPGDYVFKKRTPSVSKKPSISKEHEGVQTVNCDGVGVAKSSTDISTVIVEGSSGFEDTDVSRQMSDKGMRVGDTGTTDTELDGSIALMNSEASGTLDSANQKLEKADVYLKLEESTSQPRKSEGLEQPEQLILTSEGYGGLDQVSESGDGRDILEPLGAPPFPVDAKLHKGASGMSSDTVVKKAKVLKRPMNLSTDKTIMGEKKKKRKKQLGSEDISDQPPKRLKKGKDGEFLRKSTGKLQLDPQKKMGGANSTIFSDSLELSPKDDPSKISVELPELLDDLLGLAVDPFYGVGRNSPTIVRHVLLQLRTLVYQKSLVLVPTNDPETSNFNQNKSLAGAGPCKIPSGENAIKSSARLPKPLPRPDDPTKAGQKRSLSERQEEKSAKKLKKMSELKSLTAEKKGGILRVPEPKQAERKEAGTGGVFPVKPTKTATVTKRHENLQAKVPGPAMLSMMFPPRTSLPSPAELKARFARFGPLDHSLLRVFWKSSTCRVVFKNKSHAVAAYDYAVRNRGLFGNVKVNYQLKDVVPAESATKSRPDDIIDEYPTTRQTQQKQHSAVQLKSCLKKPIGEETTGSVMGSIQRENNPRVKFKLGVEESAAGGSSSRGEELMLSNNSSSSASDGSFATSSFGHGMDINSKNFQKFIPPPLPPASLLPLQPPLITGQGFMKIPQYNELDQQRTTTHTIATNISMNKVDISSEMLNLMLRCNDIVRDLNSSFGYFPYHSL; this comes from the exons ATGGCTATGACAAGAACTAACGAAGAATCtgatagagaagaagaaaaatctgatgaTGTCTCCACTAAATTTCCTTCGTTCGAGTTTGATTCTCCTGACAAAACTGAGGATTCACTTGAGGGTGATAAGACTGGGCAAGACGAATCGGATGAAGTGTCAG ATTATGTTTTTGATATTAAAACTGTAGAATCGAAGAGGTCTTTGGAGGGTGTTTCTGTGGATTCTAGTGTAGATGTGAAAATGGAAACTAGGGTGTCCGAAGAAAAGGCTGGGGCGGTAAGAGAAGAGGATTTTGATGAGAAAAGTGAAGATTGGTCTAGTGAGgagatgaaagaagatgatgaaatggCTGAGAAATCAAACGTATTGGATTTTAATTCAGCTTATTCAACTGTAGATGAAGGGAATGATGATAGAATGACAGAGGCATTTGGATTAGAAGCTGAGAAGGCAATGAGTTTTGGCTTTGAACCAGGGGATATGGTTTGGGGGAAAGTAAAGTCTCATCCATGGTGGCCAGGGCAAGTTTTTAGTGAAGCATATGCTACAACATCTGTTAGGCGTTCAAAACGAGTCGGTCATGTATTAGTTGCATTTTTTGGCGATAGTAGTTATGGATGGTTTGATCCAGCTGAGCTGATTCCATTTGAACCAAATTATTCTGAAAAATCACAACAAACGACTATGAGGATTTTTGTTAGAGCTGTTGAAGAAGCTGTTGATGAAGTTCGTCGAAGAGCTTCTCTTGGGTTGGTTTGTTGTTGTAGAAACCCCCACAATTTTCGGCCAACAATCATTCGAGGGCAATTTACAGTTGATGTGCTAGACTATGAAGGAGGGACATATTCGGTTAAGGAAATCAAAAATGCAAGAGATAGTTTTCAGCCTGGTGAAGCACTTTCCTTCGTTCAGCAGTTGGCTGCCAATCCCCGGGATTACGGGGAAAAGGATAATGAAAGGAAGGGTATTGATTGGATTAGGAACGTGGCTACTTTTCTTGCTCTACGGAAAGAAACTTATGAAGAATTCGACGAGACCTATTCTCAGGCATTTGGAGGGCCATCCGCACGCCCTGATACCAGTGCAACACGGGTGTTGGATCAGGCTGCTAAAGTTCCCCTTCGAG CTCCTTTAAGTGGTCCTCTCGTAATTGCTGAAGCATTGGGTGAGAAAGGCTTCACAAAGTCGTCAAAAGTCAAGGACAAAGTGAAGAAGGATAAGTTTCTACTCAAACGTAGGGATAAACCGAATGTACCTAAAGGTCCAAAACTTAGCAAAGGTCACGCAGGTACTGTGGCAATGGCACCAGGGGATTATGTTTTCAAAAAGAGAACACCATCTGTTTCTAAGAAGCCTTCGATTTCTAAAGAACATGAAGGAGTTCAAACAGTTAACTGTGATGGTGTCGGTGTTGCTAAATCTAGCACGGACATCAGCACTGTCATAGTAGAAGGAAGCTCTGGGTTCGAGGATACGGATGTCTCACGTCAAATGAGTGATAAAGGGATGCGTGTTGGGGATACAGGTACCACTGATACTGAATTGGATGGTTCAATTGCATTGATGAATTCAGAAGCCAGTGGAACTCTAGATAGTGCTAACCAGAAACTGGAAAAGGCTGATGTATATTTGAAACTGGAGGAGAGTACATCACAACCAAGAAAATCTGAAGGACTTGAACAACCCGAACAACTAATATTAACTTCAGAAGGGTATGGGGGACTAGATCAAGTTTCCGAAAGTGGTGATGGCAGAGATATTTTGGAGCCTCTGGGTGCACCTCCATTTCCTGTCGATGCCAAGCTTCACAAAGGGGCGAGTGGTATGAGTTCTGATACGGTTGTTAAGAAAGCAAAGGTTCTTAAACGACCAATGAATTTGAGTACTGATAAGACTATTATGggcgaaaaaaagaaaaagaggaagaagcAATTAGGGTCAGAAGATATCTCAGATCAACCCCCGAAGCGTCTAAAAAAAGGGAAAGATGGAGAGTTCTTGAGAAAGTCTACTGGAAAACTACAGCTAGATCCACAAAAGAAAATGGGTGGTGCCAACAGTACTATTTTCTCTGATTCCTTGGAGCTGTCGCCGAAGGATGACCCTTCAAAGATCAGTGTTGAACTTCCAGAACTGCTCGATGACCTGCTAGGTCTGGCTGTTGATCCATTCTATGGGGTGGGAAGAAACAGTCCTACAATTGTACGACATGTTCTGCTGCAATTACGTACCCTTGTTTATCAGAAGAGCTTGGTACTGGTTCCTACGAATGACCCTGAAACGTCAAACTTTAACCAAAATAAGTCTCTCGCTGGTGCTGGACCGTGTAAGATCCCTTCTGGTGAGAATGCAATAAAATCGTCTGCAAGACTACCAAAACCTTTGCCAAGACCGGATGATCCTACTAAAGCCGGACAAAAACGTAGCCTTTCTGAACGTCAAGAAGAGAAATCTGCCAAAAAGCTCAAGAAAATGAGCGAGTTGAAGTCGTTGACTGCTGAAAAGAAGGGTGGAATCCTAAGGGTTCCAGAACCAAAGCAAGCAGAACGGAAAGAGGCAGGGACTGGTGGGGTTTTTCCTGTAAAACCAACCAAGACAGCTACGGTCACTAAGAGACATGAAAATCTCCAAGCAAAGGTTCCTGGGCCTGCAATGCTGTCAATGATGTTTCCTCCTAGAACAAGTTTGCCGTCTCCGGCTGAGCTGAAGGCAAGGTTTGCACGGTTTGGGCCGCTTGATCACTCTCTCCTTCGTGTATTTTGGAAGTCATCGACCTGCAGGGTTGTGTTTAAGAACAAGTCTCATGCAGTAGCGGCATATGATTATGCTGTCAGAAACAGAGGTCTATTTGGCAATGTTAAGGTGAACTACCAGCTGAAGGATGTGGTACCTGCTGAATCTGCCACTAAATCTCGGCCGGATGATATCATTGATGAATATCCAACAACTCGCCAAACCCAGCAGAAACAGCATTCAGCGGTCCAATTGAAATCATGTCTGAAGAAGCCGATAGGAGAAGAGACAACAGGTTCAGTTATGGGTAGCATTCAAAGAGAAAACAACCCACGTGTAAAGTTTAAGTTGGGTGTGGAAGAAAGTGCAGCTGGTGGTAGTAGTAGTAGGGGAGAAGAGTTGATGCTTAGCAACAACAGTAGTAGTAGTGCTTCAGATGGTAGTTTTGCAACATCCTCATTTGGGCATGGAATGGATATTAATAGTAAGAACTTTCAAAAGTTTATCCCTCCACCACTGCCTCCTGCTTCTCTTTTGCCTCTTCAACCTCCTCTTATTACTGGTcaaggtttcatgaaaatcccTCAATATAATGAACTTGATCAGCAAAGAACTACCACACACACCATCGCCACCAACATTAgcatgaataaagttgatatttCAAGTGAGATGTTAAACCTTATGTTGAGATGCAATGACATAGTAAGAGATCTCAACTCTTCATTTGGGTATTTCCCTTATCATTCTCTTTGA
- the LOC113301782 gene encoding uncharacterized protein LOC113301782 isoform X1 → MAMTRTNEESDREEEKSDDVSTKFPSFEFDSPDKTEDSLEGDKTGQDESDEVSGNNISTTVEFVNKELDSKVGIRVSNNNDTDYVFDIKTVESKRSLEGVSVDSSVDVKMETRVSEEKAGAVREEDFDEKSEDWSSEEMKEDDEMAEKSNVLDFNSAYSTVDEGNDDRMTEAFGLEAEKAMSFGFEPGDMVWGKVKSHPWWPGQVFSEAYATTSVRRSKRVGHVLVAFFGDSSYGWFDPAELIPFEPNYSEKSQQTTMRIFVRAVEEAVDEVRRRASLGLVCCCRNPHNFRPTIIRGQFTVDVLDYEGGTYSVKEIKNARDSFQPGEALSFVQQLAANPRDYGEKDNERKGIDWIRNVATFLALRKETYEEFDETYSQAFGGPSARPDTSATRVLDQAAKVPLRAPLSGPLVIAEALGEKGFTKSSKVKDKVKKDKFLLKRRDKPNVPKGPKLSKGHAGTVAMAPGDYVFKKRTPSVSKKPSISKEHEGVQTVNCDGVGVAKSSTDISTVIVEGSSGFEDTDVSRQMSDKGMRVGDTGTTDTELDGSIALMNSEASGTLDSANQKLEKADVYLKLEESTSQPRKSEGLEQPEQLILTSEGYGGLDQVSESGDGRDILEPLGAPPFPVDAKLHKGASGMSSDTVVKKAKVLKRPMNLSTDKTIMGEKKKKRKKQLGSEDISDQPPKRLKKGKDGEFLRKSTGKLQLDPQKKMGGANSTIFSDSLELSPKDDPSKISVELPELLDDLLGLAVDPFYGVGRNSPTIVRHVLLQLRTLVYQKSLVLVPTNDPETSNFNQNKSLAGAGPCKIPSGENAIKSSARLPKPLPRPDDPTKAGQKRSLSERQEEKSAKKLKKMSELKSLTAEKKGGILRVPEPKQAERKEAGTGGVFPVKPTKTATVTKRHENLQAKVPGPAMLSMMFPPRTSLPSPAELKARFARFGPLDHSLLRVFWKSSTCRVVFKNKSHAVAAYDYAVRNRGLFGNVKVNYQLKDVVPAESATKSRPDDIIDEYPTTRQTQQKQHSAVQLKSCLKKPIGEETTGSVMGSIQRENNPRVKFKLGVEESAAGGSSSRGEELMLSNNSSSSASDGSFATSSFGHGMDINSKNFQKFIPPPLPPASLLPLQPPLITGQGFMKIPQYNELDQQRTTTHTIATNISMNKVDISSEMLNLMLRCNDIVRDLNSSFGYFPYHSL, encoded by the exons ATGGCTATGACAAGAACTAACGAAGAATCtgatagagaagaagaaaaatctgatgaTGTCTCCACTAAATTTCCTTCGTTCGAGTTTGATTCTCCTGACAAAACTGAGGATTCACTTGAGGGTGATAAGACTGGGCAAGACGAATCGGATGAAGTGTCAGGTAATAATATTTCAACTACTGTTGAGTTTGTTAACAAAGAATTAGATAGCAAAgttggaattagggtttctaataaTAATGATACAGATTATGTTTTTGATATTAAAACTGTAGAATCGAAGAGGTCTTTGGAGGGTGTTTCTGTGGATTCTAGTGTAGATGTGAAAATGGAAACTAGGGTGTCCGAAGAAAAGGCTGGGGCGGTAAGAGAAGAGGATTTTGATGAGAAAAGTGAAGATTGGTCTAGTGAGgagatgaaagaagatgatgaaatggCTGAGAAATCAAACGTATTGGATTTTAATTCAGCTTATTCAACTGTAGATGAAGGGAATGATGATAGAATGACAGAGGCATTTGGATTAGAAGCTGAGAAGGCAATGAGTTTTGGCTTTGAACCAGGGGATATGGTTTGGGGGAAAGTAAAGTCTCATCCATGGTGGCCAGGGCAAGTTTTTAGTGAAGCATATGCTACAACATCTGTTAGGCGTTCAAAACGAGTCGGTCATGTATTAGTTGCATTTTTTGGCGATAGTAGTTATGGATGGTTTGATCCAGCTGAGCTGATTCCATTTGAACCAAATTATTCTGAAAAATCACAACAAACGACTATGAGGATTTTTGTTAGAGCTGTTGAAGAAGCTGTTGATGAAGTTCGTCGAAGAGCTTCTCTTGGGTTGGTTTGTTGTTGTAGAAACCCCCACAATTTTCGGCCAACAATCATTCGAGGGCAATTTACAGTTGATGTGCTAGACTATGAAGGAGGGACATATTCGGTTAAGGAAATCAAAAATGCAAGAGATAGTTTTCAGCCTGGTGAAGCACTTTCCTTCGTTCAGCAGTTGGCTGCCAATCCCCGGGATTACGGGGAAAAGGATAATGAAAGGAAGGGTATTGATTGGATTAGGAACGTGGCTACTTTTCTTGCTCTACGGAAAGAAACTTATGAAGAATTCGACGAGACCTATTCTCAGGCATTTGGAGGGCCATCCGCACGCCCTGATACCAGTGCAACACGGGTGTTGGATCAGGCTGCTAAAGTTCCCCTTCGAG CTCCTTTAAGTGGTCCTCTCGTAATTGCTGAAGCATTGGGTGAGAAAGGCTTCACAAAGTCGTCAAAAGTCAAGGACAAAGTGAAGAAGGATAAGTTTCTACTCAAACGTAGGGATAAACCGAATGTACCTAAAGGTCCAAAACTTAGCAAAGGTCACGCAGGTACTGTGGCAATGGCACCAGGGGATTATGTTTTCAAAAAGAGAACACCATCTGTTTCTAAGAAGCCTTCGATTTCTAAAGAACATGAAGGAGTTCAAACAGTTAACTGTGATGGTGTCGGTGTTGCTAAATCTAGCACGGACATCAGCACTGTCATAGTAGAAGGAAGCTCTGGGTTCGAGGATACGGATGTCTCACGTCAAATGAGTGATAAAGGGATGCGTGTTGGGGATACAGGTACCACTGATACTGAATTGGATGGTTCAATTGCATTGATGAATTCAGAAGCCAGTGGAACTCTAGATAGTGCTAACCAGAAACTGGAAAAGGCTGATGTATATTTGAAACTGGAGGAGAGTACATCACAACCAAGAAAATCTGAAGGACTTGAACAACCCGAACAACTAATATTAACTTCAGAAGGGTATGGGGGACTAGATCAAGTTTCCGAAAGTGGTGATGGCAGAGATATTTTGGAGCCTCTGGGTGCACCTCCATTTCCTGTCGATGCCAAGCTTCACAAAGGGGCGAGTGGTATGAGTTCTGATACGGTTGTTAAGAAAGCAAAGGTTCTTAAACGACCAATGAATTTGAGTACTGATAAGACTATTATGggcgaaaaaaagaaaaagaggaagaagcAATTAGGGTCAGAAGATATCTCAGATCAACCCCCGAAGCGTCTAAAAAAAGGGAAAGATGGAGAGTTCTTGAGAAAGTCTACTGGAAAACTACAGCTAGATCCACAAAAGAAAATGGGTGGTGCCAACAGTACTATTTTCTCTGATTCCTTGGAGCTGTCGCCGAAGGATGACCCTTCAAAGATCAGTGTTGAACTTCCAGAACTGCTCGATGACCTGCTAGGTCTGGCTGTTGATCCATTCTATGGGGTGGGAAGAAACAGTCCTACAATTGTACGACATGTTCTGCTGCAATTACGTACCCTTGTTTATCAGAAGAGCTTGGTACTGGTTCCTACGAATGACCCTGAAACGTCAAACTTTAACCAAAATAAGTCTCTCGCTGGTGCTGGACCGTGTAAGATCCCTTCTGGTGAGAATGCAATAAAATCGTCTGCAAGACTACCAAAACCTTTGCCAAGACCGGATGATCCTACTAAAGCCGGACAAAAACGTAGCCTTTCTGAACGTCAAGAAGAGAAATCTGCCAAAAAGCTCAAGAAAATGAGCGAGTTGAAGTCGTTGACTGCTGAAAAGAAGGGTGGAATCCTAAGGGTTCCAGAACCAAAGCAAGCAGAACGGAAAGAGGCAGGGACTGGTGGGGTTTTTCCTGTAAAACCAACCAAGACAGCTACGGTCACTAAGAGACATGAAAATCTCCAAGCAAAGGTTCCTGGGCCTGCAATGCTGTCAATGATGTTTCCTCCTAGAACAAGTTTGCCGTCTCCGGCTGAGCTGAAGGCAAGGTTTGCACGGTTTGGGCCGCTTGATCACTCTCTCCTTCGTGTATTTTGGAAGTCATCGACCTGCAGGGTTGTGTTTAAGAACAAGTCTCATGCAGTAGCGGCATATGATTATGCTGTCAGAAACAGAGGTCTATTTGGCAATGTTAAGGTGAACTACCAGCTGAAGGATGTGGTACCTGCTGAATCTGCCACTAAATCTCGGCCGGATGATATCATTGATGAATATCCAACAACTCGCCAAACCCAGCAGAAACAGCATTCAGCGGTCCAATTGAAATCATGTCTGAAGAAGCCGATAGGAGAAGAGACAACAGGTTCAGTTATGGGTAGCATTCAAAGAGAAAACAACCCACGTGTAAAGTTTAAGTTGGGTGTGGAAGAAAGTGCAGCTGGTGGTAGTAGTAGTAGGGGAGAAGAGTTGATGCTTAGCAACAACAGTAGTAGTAGTGCTTCAGATGGTAGTTTTGCAACATCCTCATTTGGGCATGGAATGGATATTAATAGTAAGAACTTTCAAAAGTTTATCCCTCCACCACTGCCTCCTGCTTCTCTTTTGCCTCTTCAACCTCCTCTTATTACTGGTcaaggtttcatgaaaatcccTCAATATAATGAACTTGATCAGCAAAGAACTACCACACACACCATCGCCACCAACATTAgcatgaataaagttgatatttCAAGTGAGATGTTAAACCTTATGTTGAGATGCAATGACATAGTAAGAGATCTCAACTCTTCATTTGGGTATTTCCCTTATCATTCTCTTTGA
- the LOC113301782 gene encoding uncharacterized protein LOC113301782 isoform X3 — translation MAMTRTNEESDREEEKSDDVSTKFPSFEFDSPDKTEDSLEGDKTGQDESDEVSESKRSLEGVSVDSSVDVKMETRVSEEKAGAVREEDFDEKSEDWSSEEMKEDDEMAEKSNVLDFNSAYSTVDEGNDDRMTEAFGLEAEKAMSFGFEPGDMVWGKVKSHPWWPGQVFSEAYATTSVRRSKRVGHVLVAFFGDSSYGWFDPAELIPFEPNYSEKSQQTTMRIFVRAVEEAVDEVRRRASLGLVCCCRNPHNFRPTIIRGQFTVDVLDYEGGTYSVKEIKNARDSFQPGEALSFVQQLAANPRDYGEKDNERKGIDWIRNVATFLALRKETYEEFDETYSQAFGGPSARPDTSATRVLDQAAKVPLRAPLSGPLVIAEALGEKGFTKSSKVKDKVKKDKFLLKRRDKPNVPKGPKLSKGHAGTVAMAPGDYVFKKRTPSVSKKPSISKEHEGVQTVNCDGVGVAKSSTDISTVIVEGSSGFEDTDVSRQMSDKGMRVGDTGTTDTELDGSIALMNSEASGTLDSANQKLEKADVYLKLEESTSQPRKSEGLEQPEQLILTSEGYGGLDQVSESGDGRDILEPLGAPPFPVDAKLHKGASGMSSDTVVKKAKVLKRPMNLSTDKTIMGEKKKKRKKQLGSEDISDQPPKRLKKGKDGEFLRKSTGKLQLDPQKKMGGANSTIFSDSLELSPKDDPSKISVELPELLDDLLGLAVDPFYGVGRNSPTIVRHVLLQLRTLVYQKSLVLVPTNDPETSNFNQNKSLAGAGPCKIPSGENAIKSSARLPKPLPRPDDPTKAGQKRSLSERQEEKSAKKLKKMSELKSLTAEKKGGILRVPEPKQAERKEAGTGGVFPVKPTKTATVTKRHENLQAKVPGPAMLSMMFPPRTSLPSPAELKARFARFGPLDHSLLRVFWKSSTCRVVFKNKSHAVAAYDYAVRNRGLFGNVKVNYQLKDVVPAESATKSRPDDIIDEYPTTRQTQQKQHSAVQLKSCLKKPIGEETTGSVMGSIQRENNPRVKFKLGVEESAAGGSSSRGEELMLSNNSSSSASDGSFATSSFGHGMDINSKNFQKFIPPPLPPASLLPLQPPLITGQGFMKIPQYNELDQQRTTTHTIATNISMNKVDISSEMLNLMLRCNDIVRDLNSSFGYFPYHSL, via the exons ATGGCTATGACAAGAACTAACGAAGAATCtgatagagaagaagaaaaatctgatgaTGTCTCCACTAAATTTCCTTCGTTCGAGTTTGATTCTCCTGACAAAACTGAGGATTCACTTGAGGGTGATAAGACTGGGCAAGACGAATCGGATGAAGTGTCAG AATCGAAGAGGTCTTTGGAGGGTGTTTCTGTGGATTCTAGTGTAGATGTGAAAATGGAAACTAGGGTGTCCGAAGAAAAGGCTGGGGCGGTAAGAGAAGAGGATTTTGATGAGAAAAGTGAAGATTGGTCTAGTGAGgagatgaaagaagatgatgaaatggCTGAGAAATCAAACGTATTGGATTTTAATTCAGCTTATTCAACTGTAGATGAAGGGAATGATGATAGAATGACAGAGGCATTTGGATTAGAAGCTGAGAAGGCAATGAGTTTTGGCTTTGAACCAGGGGATATGGTTTGGGGGAAAGTAAAGTCTCATCCATGGTGGCCAGGGCAAGTTTTTAGTGAAGCATATGCTACAACATCTGTTAGGCGTTCAAAACGAGTCGGTCATGTATTAGTTGCATTTTTTGGCGATAGTAGTTATGGATGGTTTGATCCAGCTGAGCTGATTCCATTTGAACCAAATTATTCTGAAAAATCACAACAAACGACTATGAGGATTTTTGTTAGAGCTGTTGAAGAAGCTGTTGATGAAGTTCGTCGAAGAGCTTCTCTTGGGTTGGTTTGTTGTTGTAGAAACCCCCACAATTTTCGGCCAACAATCATTCGAGGGCAATTTACAGTTGATGTGCTAGACTATGAAGGAGGGACATATTCGGTTAAGGAAATCAAAAATGCAAGAGATAGTTTTCAGCCTGGTGAAGCACTTTCCTTCGTTCAGCAGTTGGCTGCCAATCCCCGGGATTACGGGGAAAAGGATAATGAAAGGAAGGGTATTGATTGGATTAGGAACGTGGCTACTTTTCTTGCTCTACGGAAAGAAACTTATGAAGAATTCGACGAGACCTATTCTCAGGCATTTGGAGGGCCATCCGCACGCCCTGATACCAGTGCAACACGGGTGTTGGATCAGGCTGCTAAAGTTCCCCTTCGAG CTCCTTTAAGTGGTCCTCTCGTAATTGCTGAAGCATTGGGTGAGAAAGGCTTCACAAAGTCGTCAAAAGTCAAGGACAAAGTGAAGAAGGATAAGTTTCTACTCAAACGTAGGGATAAACCGAATGTACCTAAAGGTCCAAAACTTAGCAAAGGTCACGCAGGTACTGTGGCAATGGCACCAGGGGATTATGTTTTCAAAAAGAGAACACCATCTGTTTCTAAGAAGCCTTCGATTTCTAAAGAACATGAAGGAGTTCAAACAGTTAACTGTGATGGTGTCGGTGTTGCTAAATCTAGCACGGACATCAGCACTGTCATAGTAGAAGGAAGCTCTGGGTTCGAGGATACGGATGTCTCACGTCAAATGAGTGATAAAGGGATGCGTGTTGGGGATACAGGTACCACTGATACTGAATTGGATGGTTCAATTGCATTGATGAATTCAGAAGCCAGTGGAACTCTAGATAGTGCTAACCAGAAACTGGAAAAGGCTGATGTATATTTGAAACTGGAGGAGAGTACATCACAACCAAGAAAATCTGAAGGACTTGAACAACCCGAACAACTAATATTAACTTCAGAAGGGTATGGGGGACTAGATCAAGTTTCCGAAAGTGGTGATGGCAGAGATATTTTGGAGCCTCTGGGTGCACCTCCATTTCCTGTCGATGCCAAGCTTCACAAAGGGGCGAGTGGTATGAGTTCTGATACGGTTGTTAAGAAAGCAAAGGTTCTTAAACGACCAATGAATTTGAGTACTGATAAGACTATTATGggcgaaaaaaagaaaaagaggaagaagcAATTAGGGTCAGAAGATATCTCAGATCAACCCCCGAAGCGTCTAAAAAAAGGGAAAGATGGAGAGTTCTTGAGAAAGTCTACTGGAAAACTACAGCTAGATCCACAAAAGAAAATGGGTGGTGCCAACAGTACTATTTTCTCTGATTCCTTGGAGCTGTCGCCGAAGGATGACCCTTCAAAGATCAGTGTTGAACTTCCAGAACTGCTCGATGACCTGCTAGGTCTGGCTGTTGATCCATTCTATGGGGTGGGAAGAAACAGTCCTACAATTGTACGACATGTTCTGCTGCAATTACGTACCCTTGTTTATCAGAAGAGCTTGGTACTGGTTCCTACGAATGACCCTGAAACGTCAAACTTTAACCAAAATAAGTCTCTCGCTGGTGCTGGACCGTGTAAGATCCCTTCTGGTGAGAATGCAATAAAATCGTCTGCAAGACTACCAAAACCTTTGCCAAGACCGGATGATCCTACTAAAGCCGGACAAAAACGTAGCCTTTCTGAACGTCAAGAAGAGAAATCTGCCAAAAAGCTCAAGAAAATGAGCGAGTTGAAGTCGTTGACTGCTGAAAAGAAGGGTGGAATCCTAAGGGTTCCAGAACCAAAGCAAGCAGAACGGAAAGAGGCAGGGACTGGTGGGGTTTTTCCTGTAAAACCAACCAAGACAGCTACGGTCACTAAGAGACATGAAAATCTCCAAGCAAAGGTTCCTGGGCCTGCAATGCTGTCAATGATGTTTCCTCCTAGAACAAGTTTGCCGTCTCCGGCTGAGCTGAAGGCAAGGTTTGCACGGTTTGGGCCGCTTGATCACTCTCTCCTTCGTGTATTTTGGAAGTCATCGACCTGCAGGGTTGTGTTTAAGAACAAGTCTCATGCAGTAGCGGCATATGATTATGCTGTCAGAAACAGAGGTCTATTTGGCAATGTTAAGGTGAACTACCAGCTGAAGGATGTGGTACCTGCTGAATCTGCCACTAAATCTCGGCCGGATGATATCATTGATGAATATCCAACAACTCGCCAAACCCAGCAGAAACAGCATTCAGCGGTCCAATTGAAATCATGTCTGAAGAAGCCGATAGGAGAAGAGACAACAGGTTCAGTTATGGGTAGCATTCAAAGAGAAAACAACCCACGTGTAAAGTTTAAGTTGGGTGTGGAAGAAAGTGCAGCTGGTGGTAGTAGTAGTAGGGGAGAAGAGTTGATGCTTAGCAACAACAGTAGTAGTAGTGCTTCAGATGGTAGTTTTGCAACATCCTCATTTGGGCATGGAATGGATATTAATAGTAAGAACTTTCAAAAGTTTATCCCTCCACCACTGCCTCCTGCTTCTCTTTTGCCTCTTCAACCTCCTCTTATTACTGGTcaaggtttcatgaaaatcccTCAATATAATGAACTTGATCAGCAAAGAACTACCACACACACCATCGCCACCAACATTAgcatgaataaagttgatatttCAAGTGAGATGTTAAACCTTATGTTGAGATGCAATGACATAGTAAGAGATCTCAACTCTTCATTTGGGTATTTCCCTTATCATTCTCTTTGA